A stretch of the Bradyrhizobium sp. CCBAU 53351 genome encodes the following:
- the fliI gene encoding flagellar protein export ATPase FliI → MKALAEQIGDIDGINIYGRVVGVRGLMVEVAGPIHAMSVGARLVIETGANRSIPCEVIGFSGNNAVVMPFAGLDGVRRGCKAVIANAANLVRPSSAWLGRVVNALGEPIDGKGPLPQGASPMPFRNTPPPAHSRKRVGSPLDLGVRAMNTFLTCCRGQRMGIFAGSGVGKSVLLSMLARNVDAAVSVIGLIGERGREVQEFLQDDLGEEGLARSVVVVATSDEPALMRRQAAYLTLAVAEYFRDEGQDVLCLMDSVTRFAMAQREIGLSAGEPPTAKGYTPTVFTELPKLLERAGPGLGEGAITAIFTVLVDGDDHNEPIADAVRGILDGHIVMQRSIAERGRYPAINILKSVSRTMPKSADPEFWPVIQRARQVMATYADMEELIRLGAYRAGSSPEVDEAIRLHEPLEAFLRQRKDENASLADGYRQLAHILGNLETER, encoded by the coding sequence ATGAAGGCGCTTGCCGAACAGATCGGCGATATCGACGGCATCAATATCTATGGCCGTGTGGTCGGCGTGCGCGGCCTGATGGTCGAGGTGGCCGGTCCCATCCACGCGATGTCGGTCGGCGCGCGGCTGGTGATCGAGACCGGCGCCAACCGTTCCATTCCCTGCGAGGTCATCGGCTTCTCCGGCAACAATGCTGTCGTGATGCCGTTCGCCGGCCTCGATGGCGTGCGCCGCGGCTGCAAGGCCGTGATCGCCAACGCCGCCAATCTGGTGCGACCCTCGTCCGCCTGGCTCGGCCGCGTCGTCAACGCGCTGGGCGAGCCAATCGACGGCAAGGGCCCGCTGCCGCAAGGCGCGTCCCCGATGCCGTTCCGCAACACGCCGCCGCCGGCGCATTCGCGCAAGCGGGTAGGCAGCCCGCTCGATCTCGGCGTGCGCGCGATGAACACCTTCCTCACCTGTTGCCGCGGGCAGCGCATGGGCATCTTCGCCGGCTCCGGCGTCGGCAAATCGGTGCTGTTGTCGATGCTGGCGCGCAACGTCGATGCCGCGGTCAGCGTCATCGGGCTGATCGGCGAACGCGGCCGCGAGGTGCAGGAATTCCTGCAGGACGACCTCGGCGAGGAGGGCCTCGCACGCTCCGTCGTGGTGGTCGCGACCTCGGACGAGCCGGCGCTGATGCGCCGCCAGGCGGCGTATCTGACGCTTGCGGTCGCCGAATATTTTCGCGACGAGGGCCAGGACGTTCTCTGCCTGATGGATTCGGTGACGCGCTTTGCCATGGCCCAGCGCGAGATCGGCCTGTCCGCCGGCGAGCCGCCGACCGCGAAGGGCTACACGCCGACCGTCTTCACCGAGCTGCCGAAGCTGCTCGAGCGCGCCGGTCCCGGCCTCGGGGAGGGCGCCATCACCGCGATCTTCACGGTGCTGGTCGACGGCGACGACCACAACGAGCCGATCGCGGACGCCGTCCGCGGCATCCTGGACGGCCACATCGTGATGCAGCGCTCGATCGCCGAGCGCGGCCGCTACCCCGCGATCAACATCCTCAAATCCGTCTCCCGGACCATGCCGAAATCGGCCGATCCGGAATTCTGGCCCGTCATCCAGCGGGCGCGCCAGGTCATGGCGACCTATGCCGACATGGAGGAATTGATCCGGCTCGGCGCCTATCGGGCCGGCTCCAGCCCCGAGGTTGACGAGGCGATCCGCCTGCACGAGCCGCTGGAGGCCTTCCTGCGCCAGCGCAAGGACGAAAATGCATCACTGGCGGACGGCTATCGCCAGTTGGCTCACATCCTCGGTAATTTGGAAACGGAACGCTAA
- the fliJ gene encoding flagellar export protein FliJ, whose product MKSRDTLIRLKKFQVDEKRRRVTQIETMIADFQRMSVDLEREIQTEQERAGINDPSHFAYPTYAKAAIQRRENLTRSADELKGQLDEAKAALAEAFEELKKVELLDERDQARERAEENAREQADLDSIGLMRARIGAVA is encoded by the coding sequence ATGAAGTCACGAGATACCCTCATTCGCCTGAAGAAATTTCAGGTCGACGAGAAGCGCCGCCGGGTCACCCAGATCGAGACCATGATTGCCGATTTCCAGCGGATGTCGGTCGATCTCGAGCGCGAGATCCAGACCGAGCAAGAGCGTGCCGGGATCAACGATCCCTCGCACTTCGCCTACCCGACCTATGCCAAGGCGGCGATCCAGCGCCGCGAGAACCTGACCCGCTCGGCCGACGAGCTCAAGGGCCAGCTCGACGAAGCCAAGGCCGCGCTGGCCGAGGCCTTCGAGGAGCTGAAGAAGGTCGAGCTGCTCGACGAGCGCGACCAGGCCCGCGAGCGCGCTGAAGAGAACGCCCGCGAGCAGGCCGACCTCGACAGCATCGGCCTGATGCGCGCCCGCATCGGCGCCGTCGCCTAA
- a CDS encoding sigma-70 family RNA polymerase sigma factor, with amino-acid sequence MLTPAELVGLIEAVAKGDQAAFERLYAATRAKLFGVVLRILRRQDLAEEVIQETYVKIWNSAGRFDPALSSPITWMASIARNRAIDIVRKKSEVSIEEEPQAMEVAADSPDPLARREMTEELKRLLECVGRLEPDRQRLVLLAYYNGWSREQLAEKFSAPVNTVKTWLRRSMLDIRECLGL; translated from the coding sequence ATGCTGACGCCAGCAGAGCTGGTCGGGTTGATCGAGGCGGTGGCGAAGGGCGATCAGGCCGCGTTCGAGCGCCTTTACGCCGCCACGCGCGCGAAACTCTTTGGCGTCGTGCTCCGTATCTTGCGCCGACAGGATCTCGCAGAGGAGGTCATTCAGGAGACCTACGTCAAGATCTGGAACAGCGCCGGCCGGTTCGATCCGGCGCTGTCGTCGCCGATCACGTGGATGGCCTCGATTGCGCGCAACCGTGCGATCGACATCGTGCGCAAGAAGTCCGAGGTCTCCATCGAGGAAGAGCCTCAGGCGATGGAGGTCGCGGCCGACAGCCCCGACCCGCTGGCGCGCCGGGAGATGACCGAAGAGCTGAAGCGGCTCTTGGAATGCGTCGGCCGGCTCGAGCCGGACCGTCAGCGGCTCGTGCTTCTTGCCTATTACAACGGCTGGAGCCGCGAGCAATTGGCGGAGAAATTCTCAGCCCCGGTCAACACGGTGAAGACGTGGCTGCGGCGCAGCATGTTGGATATTCGCGAATGCCTCGGACTATGA
- a CDS encoding anti-sigma factor domain-containing protein produces MAYSEDHIALAAEYALGTLDADERAQVETMMAVDEAFAAIVQAWSYRLGVLNQMVGSVEPRPIVWENIRSEIARTAPAQQPPALAETSPPPPPALELPASERAEPAIEAAQAPAVPPAEAAPPEIPRPESDALADVAPQFIPQVHAPDLALVRAPQATVVDDGNVIRLEGRVKRWRSIASVAGALAAALLVTLSLQIFLPDALPGVLRPAPRIQTVEVKTPGAPLTASAQYVALLQGQAGGPAFILTVDGATKNFTVRKVGATPEPGKSFELWLISDKLPRPRSLGVIGSSDFTARPLLAAYDAEVVNGATYAVTVEQSGGSPDGRPTSAPVFSGKLIETVPPSQPQAPAKQ; encoded by the coding sequence ATGGCCTATTCGGAGGACCATATCGCGCTCGCCGCGGAATATGCGCTCGGCACGCTCGACGCCGACGAGCGCGCGCAGGTCGAGACCATGATGGCGGTGGACGAGGCGTTCGCCGCGATCGTGCAGGCGTGGTCCTATCGGCTCGGCGTCCTCAACCAGATGGTCGGCTCGGTCGAGCCGCGTCCGATCGTATGGGAGAACATCAGGTCCGAGATCGCGCGCACGGCGCCGGCACAGCAGCCGCCGGCGCTTGCGGAGACTTCGCCGCCGCCTCCGCCTGCACTGGAGCTGCCCGCTTCGGAGAGGGCGGAGCCTGCGATCGAGGCCGCTCAGGCCCCGGCGGTGCCGCCTGCCGAAGCCGCGCCGCCGGAAATTCCGCGCCCCGAATCCGACGCGCTTGCCGACGTCGCGCCGCAATTCATCCCGCAAGTCCATGCGCCGGATCTCGCATTGGTCCGCGCGCCGCAGGCGACCGTCGTCGACGATGGCAACGTGATCCGCCTCGAGGGCCGCGTGAAGCGCTGGCGCTCCATCGCATCCGTCGCCGGCGCGCTCGCCGCGGCGTTGCTCGTCACCCTGTCGCTTCAGATCTTCCTGCCCGATGCGCTGCCGGGCGTCTTGCGTCCCGCGCCGCGCATCCAGACCGTGGAAGTGAAGACGCCGGGCGCGCCGCTCACTGCGTCGGCGCAATATGTCGCGCTATTGCAGGGCCAGGCCGGCGGCCCCGCCTTCATTCTCACCGTCGACGGTGCGACCAAGAACTTCACGGTGCGCAAGGTCGGCGCGACGCCGGAGCCCGGCAAGAGCTTCGAGCTCTGGCTGATCTCCGACAAGCTGCCGCGCCCGCGCTCGCTCGGCGTGATCGGCTCCAGCGATTTCACCGCGCGTCCGCTGCTCGCCGCCTATGATGCCGAGGTCGTCAACGGCGCGACCTACGCCGTCACCGTCGAGCAATCAGGCGGCTCGCCCGACGGCCGGCCGACCTCCGCCCCGGTGTTCTCGGGCAAGCTGATCGAGACCGTGCCGCCGTCGCAGCCGCAGGCCCCCGCGAAGCAGTAG
- a CDS encoding AraC family transcriptional regulator — MDAAKTPGIFVHHYTGLPHGPAFEHWRERAFGACGLDIGPSQGDSIDCRLQVSVVDNITLAIPEGASAQYSRTQSHLADGSDDLVLIAAHAGLVRVGQNGHTVELAPAQMVLVDMSITGTVGHTIEDRFTTIRMPRRALLEINPRAEDKLSQLLVDGAVAETIFRYHALAANHAPHLDAVGQRLTAQHMVDLVGLLLGTDAEHASLARGRGHAAARLDLMRADVMAALGRNDLCLSEIATRSGLSPRQAQRLFEQAGTTFTEFVLEQRLLQARKLLGDPRARARKISDIAHSSGFADLSYFNRAFRKRFGATPSELREA; from the coding sequence ATGGATGCAGCGAAAACGCCCGGCATCTTCGTTCACCACTACACCGGCCTGCCGCACGGCCCGGCGTTCGAGCATTGGCGCGAGCGGGCCTTCGGTGCCTGCGGCCTCGATATCGGGCCGAGCCAGGGCGACAGCATCGATTGCCGGCTTCAGGTCAGCGTGGTCGACAACATCACGCTCGCCATTCCGGAAGGCGCCTCCGCGCAATATTCCCGCACCCAGAGCCACCTCGCCGACGGCAGCGACGACCTCGTCCTGATCGCCGCCCATGCGGGCCTCGTCCGCGTCGGGCAGAATGGCCACACCGTGGAGCTTGCGCCCGCCCAGATGGTGCTCGTCGACATGAGCATCACCGGCACCGTCGGCCACACCATTGAAGACCGCTTCACCACCATCCGCATGCCGCGCCGCGCGCTGCTCGAGATCAATCCGCGCGCCGAGGACAAGCTCTCGCAGCTGCTCGTCGACGGCGCCGTCGCCGAGACCATCTTTCGCTACCACGCGCTCGCCGCCAATCACGCGCCGCATCTCGATGCGGTGGGCCAGCGTCTCACCGCGCAGCACATGGTCGATCTCGTCGGCCTCCTGCTCGGCACCGATGCCGAGCATGCAAGCCTTGCCCGCGGCCGCGGCCATGCGGCGGCGCGCCTCGACCTCATGCGCGCCGACGTGATGGCCGCGCTCGGCCGCAACGATCTCTGCCTGTCCGAGATCGCGACGCGCTCGGGCCTCAGCCCGCGCCAGGCCCAGCGCCTGTTCGAGCAGGCCGGCACCACCTTCACCGAATTTGTGCTGGAGCAGCGCCTCCTGCAGGCCCGCAAGCTGCTCGGCGACCCCCGCGCCCGGGCGCGCAAGATCAGCGACATCGCGCATTCCTCGGGCTTCGCCGATCTCTCCTATTTCAATCGCGCCTTCCGCAAGCGCTTTGGCGCGACACCGTCGGAATTGCGCGAGGCGTGA
- the flhA gene encoding flagellar biosynthesis protein FlhA, whose product MVDVTAGQGVGTARPGIPSLNEIVTILKRGDIALALGILTILVVLILPLPAIVLDLFLAISITLSILILMTSLFIQTPLEFSAFPTVLLISTMLRLSLNMASTRLILSHGHEGTAAAGHVIEAFGSFVMGGNFVIGIIVFAILIIVNFVVITKGSGRIAEVAARFHLDAMPGKQMAIDADLSAGLIDENVAKHRRKELEDESGFFGAMDGASKFVRGDAIAGLLIVFINVVGGMIIGVAQQGMSFADAGRSYTLLTVGDGLVTQVPALIVSTAAGLLVSKAGVSGAADKALMKQFSGYPQALAMSSAVMLVLAALPGIPTLPFLALGAGAGALAWNARNRNRVTAKAEEAAKAAPAAGQPGAPGAAATEEPISAALKIDDLKIELGYALLPLVNGPDGTDRLTEQIKALRRSLAIEMGFVMPAVRILDNVQLEANTYIIKIKEVDAGTGKIWPNQFMVMDPGGSQVQVPGIHTTEPTFGLPATWVDASLKEEASLKGYTVVDAATVLSTHLTELLKANMSDLLSYGEVQKLLKELPKEQSELVKDIVPGQVTVSGIQRVLQLLLAERISIRDLSTILEGIADSLAFSRNPATMVEHVRARLARQICAQNTSYAGYLPLIALSAKWEQAFAESIIGQGEERSLAMQPSKLSEFMTAVREAFERAAREGEAPVLVTSAAIRPFVRSLVERFRAQTTVLSQAEIHPRARLKTVGSV is encoded by the coding sequence ATGGTCGACGTCACCGCGGGACAGGGCGTAGGCACCGCAAGACCTGGCATCCCCTCCCTCAACGAGATCGTCACCATCCTCAAGCGCGGCGATATCGCGCTGGCGCTCGGCATCCTCACCATCCTGGTGGTGCTGATCCTGCCGCTGCCGGCGATCGTGCTGGACCTGTTCCTGGCGATCTCGATCACGCTCTCGATCCTGATCCTGATGACGTCGCTGTTCATCCAGACGCCACTGGAATTCTCGGCCTTCCCGACCGTGCTGCTGATCTCGACCATGCTGCGGCTGTCGCTCAACATGGCTTCGACCCGCCTGATCCTGTCGCACGGGCACGAGGGCACGGCGGCCGCCGGTCACGTCATCGAGGCCTTCGGCAGCTTCGTGATGGGCGGCAATTTCGTCATCGGCATCATCGTCTTCGCCATCCTGATCATCGTCAATTTCGTCGTCATCACCAAGGGTTCGGGCCGTATCGCGGAAGTCGCCGCCCGCTTCCACCTCGATGCCATGCCCGGCAAGCAGATGGCGATCGACGCCGACCTGTCCGCCGGACTGATCGACGAGAACGTCGCCAAGCACCGCCGCAAGGAGCTGGAGGACGAGAGCGGCTTCTTCGGCGCCATGGACGGTGCCTCCAAATTCGTCCGGGGCGATGCCATCGCCGGCCTTTTGATCGTCTTCATCAACGTCGTCGGCGGCATGATCATCGGGGTGGCGCAGCAGGGCATGTCGTTCGCCGACGCGGGGCGCAGCTACACGCTGCTGACGGTCGGTGACGGCCTCGTCACCCAGGTGCCGGCGCTGATCGTCTCGACCGCGGCCGGCCTGCTCGTCTCCAAGGCCGGCGTCTCGGGCGCTGCCGACAAGGCGCTGATGAAGCAGTTCTCCGGCTATCCGCAGGCGCTCGCGATGTCCTCCGCGGTCATGCTGGTGCTGGCGGCGCTGCCGGGCATTCCGACCCTCCCGTTCCTGGCGCTCGGCGCCGGCGCCGGCGCGCTGGCCTGGAATGCCCGCAACCGCAACCGCGTCACCGCCAAGGCCGAGGAAGCCGCCAAGGCCGCACCTGCGGCCGGCCAGCCCGGCGCACCAGGCGCTGCCGCGACCGAGGAGCCGATCTCCGCCGCGCTCAAGATCGACGACCTCAAGATCGAGCTCGGCTATGCGCTGCTGCCGCTCGTCAACGGTCCCGACGGCACCGACCGCCTCACCGAGCAGATCAAGGCGCTGCGCCGCTCGCTCGCGATCGAGATGGGCTTCGTGATGCCGGCGGTGCGCATCCTCGACAACGTCCAGCTCGAGGCCAACACCTACATCATCAAGATCAAGGAGGTCGACGCCGGCACCGGCAAGATCTGGCCGAACCAGTTCATGGTCATGGACCCCGGCGGCAGCCAGGTGCAGGTGCCCGGAATCCACACCACCGAGCCGACCTTCGGCCTGCCCGCGACCTGGGTCGATGCCAGCCTCAAGGAGGAGGCCTCGCTCAAGGGCTACACCGTGGTCGACGCCGCGACCGTGCTCTCGACCCACCTCACCGAGCTGCTCAAGGCCAACATGTCGGACCTGTTGTCCTATGGCGAGGTGCAAAAGCTGCTCAAGGAGCTGCCGAAGGAGCAGAGCGAGCTGGTCAAGGACATCGTGCCCGGCCAGGTCACGGTCTCCGGCATCCAGCGCGTGCTGCAGCTCTTGCTCGCCGAGCGCATCTCGATCCGCGACCTCTCGACCATCCTCGAAGGCATCGCCGACTCGCTGGCCTTCTCGCGCAATCCCGCGACCATGGTCGAGCACGTCCGCGCCCGCCTCGCCCGCCAGATCTGCGCGCAAAACACCTCCTATGCCGGCTACCTGCCGCTGATCGCGCTGTCGGCTAAATGGGAGCAGGCCTTCGCCGAATCCATCATCGGCCAGGGCGAGGAGCGCAGCCTTGCGATGCAGCCCTCGAAACTGTCGGAATTCATGACCGCCGTGCGCGAAGCCTTCGAGCGCGCCGCGCGCGAGGGCGAGGCGCCGGTGCTGGTCACCTCCGCTGCAATTCGCCCGTTCGTCCGGTCCCTGGTGGAGCGGTTCCGGGCCCAGACCACGGTGCTGTCGCAGGCCGAGATCCACCCCAGGGCGAGGTTGAAAACGGTCGGAAGCGTCTGA
- a CDS encoding copper-binding protein, with amino-acid sequence MNRIINITAALALTLSIATAALAAGAAAISGEVKKIDEGAGKITLKHGPAKSLGMDDPMTMVYRVKDPAMLKQVKVGDKVTFEAEEAASGYTVTKMERAK; translated from the coding sequence ATGAACCGCATCATCAATATTACCGCCGCGCTGGCGTTGACGCTGAGCATTGCCACCGCAGCTTTGGCGGCCGGGGCTGCTGCGATCAGCGGCGAGGTCAAGAAGATCGACGAGGGCGCCGGCAAGATCACACTCAAGCACGGGCCGGCCAAGAGCCTCGGCATGGATGACCCCATGACCATGGTCTATCGCGTCAAGGACCCCGCCATGCTCAAGCAGGTCAAGGTCGGCGACAAGGTGACCTTCGAGGCCGAGGAAGCGGCGTCGGGGTATACGGTGACCAAGATGGAGAGGGCAAAGTAG
- a CDS encoding cupredoxin domain-containing protein, whose product MKTIKLGLALLALSAAPALAHDKHTHANFSAGEPGDPNKPARTIEILLNEMDYAPARIEVKRGEQIRFVLRNVGKEDHEFLLATTNENLAHAVEMKKHPHMEHDDPNGVRLAPQKTAEVLWKFSKPGTFEYSCLIPDHRDNGMVGHVTVK is encoded by the coding sequence ATGAAGACGATCAAACTTGGCCTCGCGCTGCTTGCGCTGTCCGCTGCGCCGGCCCTTGCGCACGACAAGCACACTCATGCGAATTTTTCGGCCGGCGAGCCCGGCGATCCCAACAAGCCCGCGCGCACGATCGAGATCCTGCTCAACGAGATGGACTACGCACCCGCCCGGATCGAGGTCAAGCGCGGCGAGCAGATCCGCTTCGTGCTGCGCAATGTCGGCAAGGAGGACCACGAATTCCTGCTCGCCACCACCAATGAGAATCTCGCGCATGCGGTGGAGATGAAGAAGCATCCGCACATGGAGCACGACGATCCCAATGGGGTCAGGCTCGCGCCGCAAAAGACGGCCGAGGTCCTCTGGAAATTCAGTAAGCCCGGGACGTTCGAATATTCGTGCCTCATTCCCGACCACCGCGACAACGGCATGGTCGGCCACGTCACCGTCAAGTAA
- a CDS encoding copper oxidase gives MFSRRGFLGTAALVGASAVQGRVQAASIPEAPTMDKVVMQPPLHPISGPDYRPVVTLNGWSLPFRMNGDWKEFHLVAEPVVREFAEGMKVNLWGYNGQSPGPTIEAVEGDKVRIFVTNRLPEYTTVHWHGMIIPSGMDGVGGLNQPHIDPGKTFVYEFEMGKSGTFMYHPHSDEMVQMAMGMMGMVVVHPRDPGFRPVDRDFVFVMSTYRVDPGTYLPHVNEMTDFNMWTWNARVFPGIDPLAVRLGDKVRVRIGNLSMTNHPIHLHGHSFAVTCTDGGWVPESAQYPETTTDVPVGAVRVFDVLADNPGDWAFHCHKSHHTMNAMGHDVRNLIGVSRKDLAKAVGKLAPDGMAMGSTGMAMGNMEMPAPDNTLPMMTGTGQFGPIEMGGMFTVMKIRENLARDDYRDPGPYKFPQGTVAYEVAAPAAEPARQRPDSPPMKHKM, from the coding sequence ATGTTTTCCCGCCGAGGATTTTTGGGGACTGCCGCGCTGGTCGGCGCATCCGCGGTTCAAGGCCGCGTGCAGGCCGCGTCGATTCCGGAAGCCCCAACCATGGACAAGGTGGTGATGCAGCCGCCGCTGCACCCGATCAGCGGGCCCGACTATCGCCCCGTCGTCACGCTGAACGGCTGGTCGCTGCCGTTCCGCATGAACGGCGACTGGAAGGAATTCCATCTCGTCGCCGAGCCCGTGGTGCGCGAATTCGCGGAAGGAATGAAGGTGAATTTGTGGGGCTATAACGGCCAGTCGCCGGGCCCGACGATCGAGGCGGTAGAGGGCGACAAGGTCCGCATCTTCGTGACCAACCGCCTGCCCGAATACACCACCGTGCACTGGCACGGCATGATCATCCCGAGCGGCATGGACGGCGTCGGCGGCCTGAACCAGCCGCACATCGATCCCGGCAAGACCTTCGTCTACGAGTTCGAGATGGGGAAGAGCGGGACCTTCATGTACCACCCGCATTCCGACGAGATGGTACAGATGGCGATGGGCATGATGGGCATGGTCGTCGTGCATCCGCGCGACCCCGGCTTCCGGCCCGTCGACCGCGACTTCGTCTTCGTGATGAGCACCTATCGCGTCGATCCCGGCACCTATCTGCCGCACGTCAACGAGATGACCGACTTCAACATGTGGACCTGGAACGCGCGGGTGTTTCCCGGCATCGATCCCCTGGCCGTGCGACTCGGCGACAAGGTGCGCGTGCGCATCGGCAATCTCAGCATGACCAACCATCCGATCCACCTGCACGGCCACAGCTTCGCGGTGACCTGCACCGACGGCGGCTGGGTGCCGGAGAGCGCGCAATATCCGGAGACGACGACGGACGTGCCGGTCGGCGCCGTCAGGGTGTTCGACGTGCTCGCCGACAATCCCGGCGACTGGGCGTTCCACTGCCACAAGTCGCATCACACCATGAACGCGATGGGACACGACGTGCGCAATTTGATCGGCGTGTCGCGCAAGGATCTCGCCAAGGCCGTCGGCAAGCTCGCGCCTGACGGCATGGCGATGGGCTCGACCGGCATGGCGATGGGCAACATGGAGATGCCCGCGCCCGACAACACGCTGCCGATGATGACGGGCACCGGCCAGTTCGGCCCGATCGAGATGGGCGGCATGTTCACGGTGATGAAGATCCGCGAGAACCTTGCGCGCGACGATTACCGCGATCCCGGCCCGTACAAATTCCCGCAAGGCACCGTCGCCTACGAGGTCGCGGCGCCGGCCGCGGAGCCGGCACGGCAGCGGCCGGACAGCCCGCCGATGAAACACAAGATGTGA
- a CDS encoding TolC family protein: MTRHLARGLLVLTAFSVSGCAAFSPDSGMNAVSELTSQTINKDVAFVRTAEGAGAVDARVHQLLARTLSVDSAVQIALLNNKGLQAAYNELALAETDLVEQSLPPNPVFSISRITGNGASEIERQVVGDILALATLPFRSDIARERFRQAQLRAALATLRLAADVRRTYVRAVSGNEMVVLLTDAKATAESTAQLAVKLGETGSLNKLDQAREQVFYAETTADLATARQTAASARERLARLMGLWDGGLDFRLPNQLPPLPRRPQALPGIEADAVGHRVDLQIARLELNALAKALDLTEATRFVTLLDLAGISRRTQDPEGAPFRERGFDVQFQIPIFDGGEVRVRQAAETYNLAFNRLTERAVNVRSEARDAYRVYRSTYDIASHYQREIIPLRKIITEEMQLRFSSMQVDIFALLTEARQRLASLRGAIDARQRFFLAQADLQTAVNGGGAPAAGGDNPTTIAAAAPADGGGH, translated from the coding sequence ATGACACGCCATCTTGCGCGAGGCCTGCTTGTCCTCACCGCGTTCAGCGTCTCCGGCTGCGCCGCCTTCTCGCCCGACAGCGGGATGAACGCGGTCTCCGAGCTGACGAGCCAGACCATCAACAAGGACGTCGCCTTCGTGCGAACGGCGGAGGGCGCCGGCGCGGTCGACGCGCGCGTACACCAATTGCTGGCGCGCACGCTGAGCGTCGACAGCGCCGTGCAGATCGCGCTGCTCAACAACAAGGGACTGCAGGCCGCCTATAACGAGCTTGCCTTGGCGGAGACTGATCTGGTCGAGCAGAGCCTGCCGCCCAACCCGGTATTCTCGATCTCGCGCATCACAGGCAATGGCGCCAGCGAGATCGAGCGCCAGGTGGTCGGTGACATCCTCGCGCTCGCCACCCTGCCGTTCCGCTCCGACATTGCCCGCGAACGCTTCCGCCAGGCCCAATTGCGCGCCGCGCTGGCGACGCTGCGGCTCGCCGCCGACGTCCGCCGCACCTATGTACGCGCCGTCTCAGGCAACGAGATGGTGGTGCTGCTGACGGACGCGAAGGCGACGGCGGAATCGACCGCACAGCTCGCCGTCAAGCTCGGCGAGACCGGCTCCCTCAACAAGCTGGACCAGGCCCGCGAGCAGGTGTTTTACGCCGAGACCACCGCCGACCTCGCCACCGCGCGACAGACGGCGGCGAGCGCACGCGAAAGGCTGGCGCGCCTGATGGGGCTGTGGGACGGCGGCCTCGACTTCCGCCTGCCAAACCAATTGCCGCCGCTGCCGCGCCGGCCGCAGGCCCTGCCTGGAATCGAAGCCGACGCGGTCGGCCATCGCGTCGACCTGCAGATCGCGCGGCTCGAGCTGAACGCGCTGGCGAAAGCGCTTGATCTCACCGAGGCAACGCGTTTCGTCACCCTGCTCGATCTCGCCGGCATCTCCCGTCGCACCCAGGACCCGGAAGGAGCGCCATTCCGCGAGCGCGGCTTCGACGTCCAATTCCAGATCCCGATCTTCGACGGCGGCGAGGTGCGGGTGCGGCAGGCGGCGGAGACCTATAATCTCGCCTTCAACCGCCTCACCGAGCGCGCCGTCAACGTGCGCTCCGAGGCGCGCGATGCCTATCGCGTCTATCGCTCGACCTACGACATCGCCAGCCACTACCAGCGCGAGATCATCCCCTTGCGCAAGATCATCACCGAGGAGATGCAGCTGCGCTTCTCCAGCATGCAGGTCGACATCTTCGCGCTGCTCACCGAGGCGCGGCAGCGCCTCGCGTCGCTGCGCGGCGCGATCGACGCCAGGCAACGATTCTTCCTCGCCCAGGCCGACTTGCAGACCGCCGTCAACGGCGGCGGGGCGCCGGCCGCCGGCGGCGACAATCCAACCACCATCGCCGCGGCAGCACCTGCCGATGGCGGCGGCCACTGA